The Trichosurus vulpecula isolate mTriVul1 chromosome 4, mTriVul1.pri, whole genome shotgun sequence genome contains a region encoding:
- the LOC118847595 gene encoding osteocalcin, whose product MKTVLLLSLLTLATLCLCKHDAQAGSQDSGKRTAFASKRESSELVRRPKRYLYNWQGLPAPYPDPLEQKREVCELNPDCDELADHIGFSEAYRRFYGTA is encoded by the exons ATGAAGACAGTCCTACTTCTCTCCTTGCTGACCCTGGCCACCCTCTGCCTCTGTAAGCATG ATGCTCAAGCCGGTTCGCAAGACTCTGGCAAAAGAACAG CTTTTGCCTCCAAGCGTGAGAGCAGTGAGCTGGTGAGGAGACCCAAGCGTTACCTGTACAACTGGCAAGG GCTTCCTGCTCCCTACCCTGACCCCTTGGAGCAGAAACGGGAGGTGTGTGAGCTTAACCCTGACTGTGATGAGCTAGCTGACCACATTGGCTTCAGCGAAGCATATCGGCGATTCTACGGGACAGCCTAG
- the PAQR6 gene encoding membrane progestin receptor delta, with protein sequence MLSIKLPQLLRVHQVPRVFWEDGIISGYRHPTSSALDCVLSSFQMTNETVNIWTHFLPTWYFLWRLLALAEGPGFWSEPYHWPLLVYLLLICLYPFTSCCAHTFSSMSPRARHICYFLDYGALSLYSLGCALTYGAYAMPSSWLSSPLHQLFVPTATVNSLLCTCLSCYSRFLELENPRLSKVLRTVAFAYPFFFDNLPLFYRLLFCSSGGFSCGQEALSANHSYHLLCALLTGFLFASHLPERLAPGRFDYIGHSHQLFHICAVLGTHFQLEAVLADMGARRDWLAAHSTPSSLAATVTTMGLAVTGNLLIIAIFTAALLRAPQACPLLQETQPESVGRAKGE encoded by the exons ATGCTGAGCATCAAGCTACCACAGCTGCTCCGGGTTCATCAGGTCCCTCGG GTCTTCTGGGAAGATGGAATCATCTCAGGTTACCGCCACCCTACTAGCTCTGCCCTGGACTGTGTGCTCAGCTCCTTCCAGATGACAAATGAGACTGTCAACATCTGGACCCACTTCCTGCCTACCTG GTATTTCCTGTGGCGGCTCCTGGCCCTGGCTGAGGGTCCTGGCTTCTGGTCAGAGCCATACCACTGGCCACTGCTAGTGTACCTGCTGCTCATCTGCCTGTATCCATTCACATCCTGCTGTGCCCACACCTTCAGCTCCATGTCACCCCGAGCCCGCCACATCTGTTACTTCCTGGACTATGGCGCCCTCAGCCTCTATAGCCTCG GCTGTGCACTCACGTATGGAGCCTATGCCATGCCTTCTTCCTGGCTCAGCAGCCCCCTGCATCAGCTGTTCGTGCCCACAGCCACAGTCAACTCTCTCCTCTGCACCTGCCTTTCCTGTTATTCGAG GTTTCTAGAACTGGAGAACCCACGGCTCAGTAAGGTCTTGCGCACAGTGGCCTTTGCCTACCCTTTCTTCTTCGACAACCTCCCACTTTTTTATCGG CTCCTGTTCTGTTCCAGTGGGGGCTTCAGCTGTGGGCAGGAAGCTCTGAGTGCCAACCACAGCTACCACCTGCTTTGTGCCCTGCTCACTGGTTTCCTCTTTGCCTCCCACCTCCCTGAACGTCTGGCACCTGGCCGCTTCGACTATATTG GCCATAGTCACCAGCTGTTCCACATCTGTGCAGTGCTAGGCACTCATTTCCAACTGGAGGCAGTGCTAGCTGACATGGGGGCACGGCGGGACTGGCTGGCAGCTCATAGCACTCCCTCATCCTTGGCGGCCACTGTGACCACCATGGGCCTTGCTGTGACTGGGAACCTGCTCATTATTGCCATCTTCACAGCAGCCCTGCTTCGTGCCCCCCAGGCCTGCCCCCTACTGCAAGAGACCCAGCCTGAGTCAGTAGGCAGGGCCAAGGGGGAATAA